A single genomic interval of Epinephelus fuscoguttatus linkage group LG22, E.fuscoguttatus.final_Chr_v1 harbors:
- the kcnj8 gene encoding ATP-sensitive inward rectifier potassium channel 8, which yields MLARKSIIPEEFGLPGLASRMPRKPVFRDRVNKARFIAKNGSCNLAHKNIREQGRFLQDVFTTLVDLKWRFTLVIFTTTFVSSWLLFAMSWWLVAFAHGDLDLMRQNRTHCVTDVKSFTSAFLFSIEVQVTIGFGGRMITEQCPTAITVLIMQNIIGLIINAVMLGCIFMKTAQSNRRAETLIFSRHAVIAVRNNRLCFMIRIGDLRKSMIIGATVRLQVVRKTTTPEGEVIPIHQIDVQTESAVASNSLFLLAPLIICHVIDKSSPLYDLSAMELQCSDLEVIVILEGVVETTGITTQARTSYVSEEIQWGHRFIPIVTEEEGVYSVDYSKFGNTVKVATPRCSARELDEKPSILIQTLQKSELSHQNSLRKRNSMRRNNSMRKGAGSSGGLRRNNSGLATPKVQFFTPGEGGQSLNAVT from the exons ATGTTGGCGAGGAAAAGCATCATCCCGGAGGAGTTCGGTCTGCCGGGGCTCGCCTCTCGGATGCCCCGCAAGCCGGTGTTCAGAGACCGCGTGAACAAAGCGCGCTTCATCGCCAAAAACGGCTCGTGCAACTTGGCGCACAAGAACATCCGCGAGCAGGGCCGATTCCTGCAGGACGTCTTCACCACGCTGGTGGACCTGAAATGGCGCTTCACGCTGGTCATCTTCACCACCACGTTCGTCAGCAGTTGGCTGCTGTTCGCCATGAGCTGGTGGCTGGTGGCGTTTGCGCACGGGGACCTGGACCTGATGCGGCAGAACCGGACCCACTGCGTCACCGACGTCAA GTCGTTCACTTCAGCCTTCCTGTTCTCCATCGAGGTTCAGGTGACCATCGGCTTCGGAGGACGTATGATAACAGAGCAGTGTCCGACCGCCATCACCGTCCTCATCATGCAGAACATCATAGGACTCATCATCAATGCTGTCATGCTGG GTTGTATCTTCATGAAGACGGCTCAGTCAAACCGTCGAGCGGAGACTCTGATCTTCAGCCGTCACGCCGTGATCGCCGTCAGAAACAACCGGCTGTGTTTCATGATTCGTATCGGAGACCTGAGGAAGAGCATGATTATTGGAGCCACCGTCAGGTTACAG GTGGTGAGAAAGACGACCACACCAGAGGGCGAGGTGATCCCCATCCATCAGATCGACGTCCAGACGGAGAGCGCCGTGGCCAGCAACAGCCTGTTCCTCCTCGCCCCGCTCATCATCTGTCACGTCATCGACAAAAGCAG CCCGCTGTACGACCTGTCGGCCATGGAGCTGCAGTGCAGCGACCTGGAGGTGATCGTCATCCTGGAGGGCGTCGTGGAGACGACAGGGATCACCACGCAGGCCCGGACCTCCTACGTCTCCGAGGAGATCCAGTGGGGTCACCGCTTCATCCCCATAGTGACGGAGGAGGAGGGCGTGTACTCTGTGGACTACTCCAAGTTCGGTAACACAGTCAAG gTGGCGACGCCGCGCTGCAGCGCCAGAGAACTGGACGAGAAGCCGTCTATCTTAATCCAGACTCTCCAGAAGAGCGAGCTGTCGCACCAGAACTCGCTGAGGAAGCGTAACTCCATGCGACGCAACAACTCCATGCGTAAAGGTGCCGGGAGCAGCGGAGGTCTGCGCAGGAACAACTCCGGGCTCGCCACGCCTAAAGTCCAGTTCTTCACCCCCGGCGAGGGAGGCCAGAGCCTGAACGCCGTCACCTGA